From a region of the Mercurialis annua linkage group LG1-X, ddMerAnnu1.2, whole genome shotgun sequence genome:
- the LOC126664524 gene encoding uncharacterized protein LOC126664524 encodes MKIFSWNLQGLGNPWTVRALKLFIKNNSPDIFFFMETKLMSNEFSSICSTFSSFNCFVVDADGRRGGLVLFWRKQIDVRISNSSSNHIDFAVMDVEADLRWRGVGVYGWPESQNKHRTCELVKSFSGGINQALLLFGDFNLYLHHDEKEGGRRSDEREMASFRDAMDTCSVVDLGHSGGTYTWSNGRKNNDLVQIRLDRFLSNNQWRESYPEWGVVHLTRFKSDHCPIVLNTSSPIVSHRGGKGSQIFRFEQMWMTHDLFDEAVYSAWNDSCGYETEFMGRMEACGASLKDRAYSNFDNLSKQMKKKLAEL; translated from the coding sequence ATGAAAATATTTAGTTGGAACCTTCAAGGATTGGGGAATCCTTGGACGGTTAGAGCTCTAaaattgtttatcaaaaacaattCCCCCgacattttcttttttatggAAACCAAGTTAATGTCTAATGAATTTAGTAGTATTTGCAGTACTTTTAGttcttttaattgttttgtcGTTGATGCGGATGGAAGGAGAGGCGGTCTTGTCTTATTTTGGAGGAAACAGATTGATGTCAGAATAAGTAACTCTTCCTCTAACCATATTGATTTTGCTGTTATGGATGTAGAAGCAGATTTGCGCTGGAGAGGGGTGGGTGTTTATGGATGGCCTGAGTCACAAAATAAGCATCGAACTTGCGAGCTTGTTAAATCTTTTAGCGGAGGTATTAATCAGGCTTTACTTTTATTCGGAGACTTTAATCTCTATTTGCACCATGATGAAAAGGAGGGAGGGCGTAGATCAGATGAAAGGGAGATGGCCAGCTTCCGGGACGCCATGGATACGTGCAGTGTGGTAGATTTGGGGCACTCCGGTGGTACATACACTTGGTCAAATGGGCGAAAAAATAATGACTTGGTTCAGATTAGACTCGACAGGTTTTTGTCCAACAACCAGTGGAGAGAAAGTTATCCAGAGTGGGGAGTGGTTCATCTAACGCGTTTTAAATCGGATCATTGCCCAATTGTCCTTAACACGTCCAGTCCCATTGTCTCTCACAGAGGTGGTAAAGGTAGTCAGATTTTTCGCTTCGAGCAAATGTGGATGACGCATGATCTATTCGACGAAGCTGTGTACTCCGCTTGGAATGATAGCTGTGGTTATGAAACTGAGTTTATGGGCAGAATGGAGGCTTGTGGCGCGAGTTTGAAGGATCGG
- the LOC126664783 gene encoding uncharacterized protein LOC126664783, whose translation MNSVCISNCVNDARDPRMPVRATYVNLKNWPESDVELIKSVRRVGQGLHGHPRVVDSISCRQMYLRSYTFSRKESVPEKTKKCLGRVKEKVANHGKRKRKEKGRKMNKCLVLRKMKEFSCNALFRIFNRLLSCGASVDVVDHNN comes from the coding sequence atgAACTCAGTTTGCATATCAAACTGTGTCAACGATGCACGTGACCCTCGTATGCCGGTTCGCGCCACCTACGTCAACCTCAAGAACTGGCCGGAATCCGATGTAGAGCTCATAAAATCGGTCCGACGAGTAGGGCAGGGTTTGCATGGCCACCCTAGAGTGGTGGACAGTATCTCCTGCAGGCAGATGTATCTTCGGAGCTATACGTTTTCGAGGAAAGAAAGCGTGCCGGAGAAGACGAAGAAGTGCTTAGGGAGAGTGAAAGAGAAAGTTGCTAATCATGGAAAGaggaagagaaaagaaaagggtaggaAAATGAATAAGTGTTTGGTTCTTAGGAAAATGAAAGAATTTTCTTGCAATGCATTGTTTAGGATTTTTAATCGATTGTTGTCTTGTGGTGCTAGCGTAGATGTTGTTGATCATAATAATtag
- the LOC126664516 gene encoding uncharacterized protein LOC126664516: MEEGLVAACSQLRLTEDEQETITLEDVVDENADDKAELSLIGKLFTQKPYNLIHMKNALSSAWRLAEGFSIRHVGDDLFVCEFFSKLDKNRILREGPWNFDKQLILFEPMSGNMQPNNMILKHCLVWVRVYNLPMNCRGKVAVTKLGTKLGRVLEVDGGSGDYNRYGRARVLLDVSKPIIRGTKVINPLGEQCWIPFKYERLQNFCYWCGMLDHLVADCEEKPEETEVSDWPYGPGLRATPRKKILMGNRQNIRATANGLEEQSHSASHSDNGDNPSSARRNLNLDKVVGTDMLAKENVRVQQVDAVLHGHGSDILQTSGEQVERETVEGLVDVRIQQVQIGTSSQSAISGQAKTDKNNGKEGSWTRRKTVRAGTSKETEVSNKKNPTKRDHSMIVDGDSVDFFSKKVRDGLSDRFEQFEISAETGEQSRRTQ, translated from the coding sequence ATGGAGGAGGGATTAGTCGCAGCTTGCTCTCAGCTACGATTAACGGAGGATGAACAGGAAACGATTACGTTGGAGGATGTGGTGGATGAAAACGCTGATGACAAGGCTGAGCTTAGTCTGATTGGCAAATTATTCACTCAAAAACCGTATAACCTAATTCATATGAAAAACGCATTGTCAAGTGCGTGGAGACTAGCTGAAGGTTTTTCAATTAGACATGTTGGTGACGATCTTTTTGTATGTGAATTCTTTTCTAAGTTGGATAAAAACCGAATCCTTCGTGAAGGTCCTTGGAATTTTGACAAACAGCTGATCCTCTTTGAACCTATGTCGGGCAATATGCAGCCTAACAATATGATCCTAAAACACTGTCTGGTGTGGGTGAGGGTATATAATCTTCCGATGAATTGTCGAGGTAAAGTTGCGGTTACTAAACTTGGGACAAAACTGGGAAGAGTTTTGGAGGTTGATGGGGGCAGTGGGGATTATAATCGCTATGGCAGAGCTAGAGTTTTGTTGGATGTGTCCAAACCAATAATAAGAGGAACAAAAGTGATCAATCCTCTAGGCGAGCAATGTTGGATCCCTTTCAAGTACGAGCGACTCCAAAATTTCTGTTATTGGTGCGGCATGCTAGATCACCTGGTTGCAGACTGTGAAGAGAAACCAGAGGAAACAGAGGTGTCAGATTGGCCGTATGGGCCGGGGTTACGTGCTACCCCGCGAAAAAAGATATTAATGGGCAATCGTCAAAACATTAGAGCAACTGCAAATGGTCTGGAAGAGCAATCACATTCAGCTTCTCATTCAGATAATGGGGACAATCCATCTTCTGCTAGACGGAATTTGAACCTAGATAAAGTTGTGGGGACTGATATGTTGGCTAAGGAAAATGTTCGGGTGCAACAGGTAGATGCAGTTTTGCATGGGCATGGCAGTGACATCCTCCAAACGTCTGGGGAACAGGTGGAACGAGAAACGGTTGAGGGCCTTGTGGATGTTCGTATCCAGCAAGTACAGATTGGGACGAGCTCACAGAGTGCAATTTCGGGGCAGGCCAAAACTGACAAGAATAATGGAAAGGAGGGATCATGGACTCGACGTAAAACTGTGAGAGCAGGGACAAGTAAGGAAACGGAGGTCTCGAATAAGAAAAACCCAACTAAAAGAGATCACAGTATGATAGTTGATGGGGATTCGGTCGACTTTTTCTCAAAGAAGGTTAGAGATGGGCTATCGGATCGGTTCGAACAATTTGAGATATCGGCGGAGACTGGCGAACAGTCTCGCCGGACGCAATGA